Sequence from the Mesorhizobium sp. PAMC28654 genome:
AGAGCGCTTTGCGGATCATGCTATTCTCCTTTGGTGGGTGTTCCTTCGCCGGCTTGCCGCCGCAAGTGCGCTGCCGGCATTTTTCTTCAGACTATTGAGCTTTCCCGGGGTCGACAAGCGCGAATTGCCAGTATTGTGGCAGTCCAACGCAGGTCCAGCGAGGACTCTATGTCGTGAGTTGGATGGCGTTCCGTTGCCGTCAGAAGCTTTCGCTACCGCGCGGACAGAAATACAACGATGTGATCCGGTCTCAAACGGGCCAGCGGGGAGACTTGGCAAGATACGCCTGTCTTGTTGTTGCCGTATTCTCAGCCTGCCCGCCCGATAGCGACGTTGTCAATGGCAAAGCCGTGGGTTGCATCAATTAGGAGATGGCATGCCTGTGATGCCCGGCCGCACCGGGCGCGCCTGGCGCTTGAATTCCAATCCGATATGAACGAGCAGCGCCGTGACCACGACCGTTCCGCCGATGATGGTGCGCCCCGACGGCACCTCGGAATGTATGAGCCAGACCCATATCGGGCCAAGGATCGGCTCGAAGGTGCCGAGCAACGCGGCTATGGCCGCGGGGATCAGCCTGGCACCGGTAGCGAAGAACGCAAGGCCGAGGCCGAGATTGACCACGCCGAAGGCAAAGAGAAAGCCCATGTCGTGGCCGGAAACGGCAAAAGTCGACGCCTGCGACGCCGCGAAGGCGGCGGCCAGGATCGCGCCCAGACAGGTGGCCGGCGTCATGCGCACATGGGCAAAGCGCCGCGTGATGACCGTAGCGATCGAGAACATGACGGCAATGAGCAGCGCCAGCCCGTCGCCGATGGGAGACACGGCGCCGTCAAGGGATTCCGACACCATGATGGCGACGCCCGCAATGACGGCGGCAATCGCGACCCATGTCGCAACGGACACCGTTTCGCGAAACAGCGCCCAGGCAAAGAGCGCCGCCAGCAGCGGCACGCCGGCCTGCATCAGCAGGATGTTGGCGACAGTGGTGAAGGACAGCGCCACGACGAAACAGGTCGATGCGACAGCAAAGCAAATCGCCACGGCAAGGCCCGGCAGCCCCATGTCGCGGAACAACTTCAAGGTGCCGCGCCAGCCGTCGCGCCAGACCATGAAGCAGAGCAGGAAGGCAGCGGCCCAGACCGATCGCCAGAACACCACGGTCCAGCTGTCATCGGCGTGGATGAAGCGGGCAAATGTGCCTCCGAAGCTCCACATCAGCGCGGACAGGAACACCAGCAGGAATCCGGTACGCTCTTCGCGCCGGGAGACAATCGGCAAGACGGCAATCGGCGGCGATGCTGTGTCGGTCATGGGCGCGACTGTCGATGTTTTGGAGACGGTACGATGCGCAACGGACGAAAAAAACTGCCCTATTCGCGTAACGCAAAGTCAACGACCGGGCGTGATCCAGAAAAACGCGATGGTTGTGGCAAGGATCACGGTGCTACGGCCGCGACACTGTCATTGAAAATCGAAGGCGCTCAGGCCCGTCACCATCTCGTCAAGACCAAGCGGCCGCGTGACTGGAGGCTCGGCCCGCGACAGGCAGCCGATGCGTTCGCAAAGCCGGCAGGCTGGCCCGACGGGTGTGGCCATGACGGCACCGGCCCTTGCCGCACCGACCGCGCCGGGCAACGCGGCGCCATAGACGATCTCGTCGCGAAAACCGATGTCGCAACCCAGCAACAACGCCGTGCGGCGCGGGCGCTCCGAGAACGAGCCTTGCGGCCCTTCGAGCGTACGGGCAATGCAGAGAAACTCCGCGCCATCCGGCATTTCCACCGCCTCGACGAAGATCTGGCCGGGCTGCGTGAAAGCGGCATGCACCGGGAGTTTCGGACAACCGCCACCGAAACGGCTTTGCGGAAATCCCTGGCTGCCCGCCTTGCGAAAGCGGTTGCCGGCATTATCGACCTCAAGCATGAAGAACGGTACCGCGGAAGCGCCGGAGCGCTGCAACATCGTCAGCCTGTTTGCCGCCTGTTCGAAGGAAACCCCGAAGCGCGAGCGCAGCACGTCCACATCGTAACGCGCCCGCGTAGCGGCGGCGTGGAAGGCCTGATAGGGCATCATCAGCGCGTGAGCCGCGTAGCGACCTAGTTCGAAACGGGCCAGACGGCGGGCCTCGTCGGTGCTCAGCTTGAGCGCCTGGATTTCGCCGGCGACCGCAACCGTCATGCGGATCAGGCAAGCCTCCATCGCGACCTCCCGCAGCTGATCGAACGGCGACAGACGCTCGGATATAAAAAGGCGCTGCGAATGGCGGTCGTAGCGTCGTCGCCAGTTGGGCATGGTGGCGACTGGCAGCACCTTGACCACGATGCCATATTCACGCTTCAGCCAGGCTTTCAATGCGCCGAACAGATCCTCGCCGGGATCGAGAACCGACGTGAATGCTTGGGCCTCTTCCTCGAGAGCCGCGAAATGGTTCGGCCGGCGCTGGAAGACCTCATGCACCTCGTCGATCGGCAGCCTAGCGCCCGAAAGCGCGGTTGCCTTGCCCTCGCGGGCCAGAAGTTCATTGAGATCGGACAGGCGTTCCGCCTGCTCGCGATAGGCGCGGAACAGCTTTATCACGGCGGCCGACGCATTGGGCGCCACCTCGGCAATCTCGATCAGTTCCTGGTCACCGGGTAGTTCGCCGACCAGCAGCGGATCGGCGAACACCTCCTTCAGCGCCGCGATGGATCCCCTCGCCTCGCCCTGCAATTCGTGAGGATCGACCTTGTAGACGGACGCCAGTTTCAGGATCAGCTGGACTGTCAGCGGCCGCTGGTTGCGTTCGATCAGGTTGAGATAGGACGGCGAGATGCCCAGCCCTTCAGCCATCGCCGTCTGGGTCAGCCCCTTGGCATTGCGAACCCGACGAATCCGTGGACCGGCAAAGATCTTCTGGTCAGCCATCCGATCGCCCTTGACAGGAATTTACAGACATTCGCGCGTGGATATCCGCGACATCGTTTTTACAATTATGACAAATTTACAGCCTCCGCCTGTCAAACACAACACATGTTTTCCTTTATTTATCGCGAAATTCCTGGTTTTCTCTCGCCCATTTCGCGCTGCAATGTAAACTCAGTCACACATGGGCAGCACATTTGACCGCAGCCCGAGGTAAATCGCAGAAATCTTCGGAGTGACCAATGACTGATTTTTACAACCTCGTCCCCTCGGCACCGGAAGGCCGCTTCGACGGCATCGAACGGCCCTATTCGCCGGAGGATGTGAAGCGGCTGCGCGGTTCGGTGCAGATCCGGCAGAGCCTCGCCGAGATGGGCGCTAACCGGTTGTGGCAACTCATCCATGAGGAAGATTTCGTCAACGCTCTCGGCGCGATGTCCGGCAATCAGGCGATGCAGCAGGTCCGCGCCGGCCTGAAGGCGATCTACCTGTCGGGATGGCAGGTCGCCGCCGACGCCAACACCGCGTCGGCCATGTATCCGGATCAGTCGCTCTACCCGGCCAACGCCGCGCCCGAACTGGTCAAGCGCATCAACCGCACGCTGCAGCGCGCGGACCAGATCGAGACGTCGGAAGGCAAGGGCCTGTCGGTCGACACATGGTTCGCGCCGATCGTCGCCGATGCGGAGGCTGGCTTCGGCGGGCCGCTCAACGCCTTCGAGATCATGAAAGCCTTCATCGAGGCAGGTGCGGCCGGTGTCCACTACGAGGACCAGCTGGCGTCGGAGAAGAAGTGCGGCCATCTCGGCGGCAAGGTGCTGATCCCGACCGCTGCCCACATCCGCAACCTCAACGCGGCACGGCTTGCGGCAGACGTGATGGGCACGCCGACGCTGGTGGTGGCCCGCACCGACGCCGAGGCGGCCAAGCTTCTGACGTCCGACATCGATGAGCGCGACCAGCCCTTCGTCGACTACGGTGCCGGCCGCACGGTCGAGGGCTTCTACCAGGTCAAGAACGGC
This genomic interval carries:
- the aceA gene encoding isocitrate lyase; this encodes MTDFYNLVPSAPEGRFDGIERPYSPEDVKRLRGSVQIRQSLAEMGANRLWQLIHEEDFVNALGAMSGNQAMQQVRAGLKAIYLSGWQVAADANTASAMYPDQSLYPANAAPELVKRINRTLQRADQIETSEGKGLSVDTWFAPIVADAEAGFGGPLNAFEIMKAFIEAGAAGVHYEDQLASEKKCGHLGGKVLIPTAAHIRNLNAARLAADVMGTPTLVVARTDAEAAKLLTSDIDERDQPFVDYGAGRTVEGFYQVKNGIEPCIARAIAYAPHADLIWCETSKPDLAQARKFAEGVRKHHPGKLLAYNCSPSFNWKKNLDDATIAKFQRELGAMGYKFQFITLAGFHQLNFGMFELARGYKARQMSAYSELQEAEFAAEAHGYTATKHQREVGTGYFDAVSMAITGGRSSTTAMHESTEHAQFKPAAE
- a CDS encoding DMT family transporter, with protein sequence MTDTASPPIAVLPIVSRREERTGFLLVFLSALMWSFGGTFARFIHADDSWTVVFWRSVWAAAFLLCFMVWRDGWRGTLKLFRDMGLPGLAVAICFAVASTCFVVALSFTTVANILLMQAGVPLLAALFAWALFRETVSVATWVAIAAVIAGVAIMVSESLDGAVSPIGDGLALLIAVMFSIATVITRRFAHVRMTPATCLGAILAAAFAASQASTFAVSGHDMGFLFAFGVVNLGLGLAFFATGARLIPAAIAALLGTFEPILGPIWVWLIHSEVPSGRTIIGGTVVVTALLVHIGLEFKRQARPVRPGITGMPSPN
- a CDS encoding helix-turn-helix domain-containing protein, encoding MADQKIFAGPRIRRVRNAKGLTQTAMAEGLGISPSYLNLIERNQRPLTVQLILKLASVYKVDPHELQGEARGSIAALKEVFADPLLVGELPGDQELIEIAEVAPNASAAVIKLFRAYREQAERLSDLNELLAREGKATALSGARLPIDEVHEVFQRRPNHFAALEEEAQAFTSVLDPGEDLFGALKAWLKREYGIVVKVLPVATMPNWRRRYDRHSQRLFISERLSPFDQLREVAMEACLIRMTVAVAGEIQALKLSTDEARRLARFELGRYAAHALMMPYQAFHAAATRARYDVDVLRSRFGVSFEQAANRLTMLQRSGASAVPFFMLEVDNAGNRFRKAGSQGFPQSRFGGGCPKLPVHAAFTQPGQIFVEAVEMPDGAEFLCIARTLEGPQGSFSERPRRTALLLGCDIGFRDEIVYGAALPGAVGAARAGAVMATPVGPACRLCERIGCLSRAEPPVTRPLGLDEMVTGLSAFDFQ